From the Mammaliicoccus sciuri genome, the window ATTAGCTAGATTTTCTTTTAAATCTTTAATGCCGTTTGATAAACAGAATATAGCCATTATTTCAGATGCAACTGTGATATCAAAGCCATCTTCTCTTGGTACACCTCTTGTTGGACCGCCTAAACCAACTACGACTTGACGTAACTCTCTATCATTCATATCAAGTACACGTTTCCATTCAACGCGTCTAGAATCAATATTAAGTTCGTTACCTTGATAAATGTGATTATCGATAAATGCTGACAACGCATTGTTTGCAGTCGTTATCGCGTGTAAGTCACCATTAAAATGTAAATTGATTTCTTCCATTGGTAAAACTTGTGCATAACCACCACCTGTTGCGCCACCTTTCATACCAAATACTGGTCCGAGTGAAGGTTCTCTTAATGCGACCATTACATTTTGATTAAGTTGATTAAAGGCATCTGCTAATCCAACCGTTACTGTTGATTTACCTTCACCAGCTGGCGTTGGACTTAAAGCTGTTACAAGCACAACTTTACCTTTTTCCTCTAGTTCATTTAGCTTTGTAATATCAACTTTTCCTTTGTAGTGACCATATGGCTCCAAAGCTTCATGAGAAATCCCCACCTTCTCAGCTATTTCACTAATTGGTCTTAAAGTACTTTGTTTTGCAATTTCTAAATCTGATAAATGACTCAACATCGTTCACTCCTTAAATTTATATTACAAATTAAATATTAAATGACATATCCTAACACTCTTAGGATATACAATTCCCTCATAAAAGTCGATATGAAAGCTACTTTTATTCAAATTTCCCGTAAAAAAGATCACGCCAATTATATGACGTGAACTTTATTTAATTTAATCTTCAAGCGTAGATAAGTCACCTGCTGGTAAATCTAGTTCCCAAGCTTTAAGTACACGTCTCATAATTTTACCTGAACGTGTCTTCGGTAATTTATCTTTAAATTCAATTTCACGAGGTGCTGCATGTCCAGCTAATCCTTCTTTAACAAACTTTCTAATTTCTTCTTTAAGTTCGTCTGATTCATCATAGCCATCTCTTAAAGCAATAAATGCTTTAATAATTTCACCTCTTACTGGGTCAGGTTTACCGATAACACCCGCTTCAGCAACAGCTGGATGTTCAACAAGTTTAGATTCAACTTCAAATGGACCTACACGTTCACCTGCAGTCATGATTACATCATCAACTCTACCTTGGAACCAGTAATAACCATCTTCATCTTTATATGCAGAATCTCCTGAAACATACCATTCATCATTGATAAAGTAAGAATCATATTTAGGTTGGTTATTCCAAATTGTTCTCATCATTGATGGCCAACCTTTTTTAAGTGCTAAGTTACCCATTCTATTCGGTGGTAATTCATTACCTTGATCATCTACAATTGCTGCTTCAATACCTGGTAAAGGTTTACCCATTGAACCAGCACGTATATCCATAGAAGGATAGTTTACTATCATATGTCCACCAGTTTCAGTCATCCACCATGTATCATGTACTCTATGATTAAATACATTATGTGCCCACTTAATAACTTCAGGGTTTAACGGTTCACCTACTGAAAGCACATGTCTTAATGATGAAAGATCATATTTACTAACAACATCATCACCAGCACCCATTAACATACGTAGTGCAGTTGGCGCTGTATACCAAATTGTTACGGCATATGTTTGAATAAAGTCATACCAACCTTCAGGCGAGAATCTTCCCCCGACAATACAGTTTGTAACACCATTTAGCCATGGACTGAAGATACCGTATGAAGTACCTGTTACCCAACCTGGGTCAGCTGTACACCAATAAACGTCATCTTCTTTAAAGTCTAATACATATTTACCAGAGATATAATGTACAATCATAGCCTCTTGAACATGTAATACACCTTTAGGTTGTCCTGTAGAACCTGATGTATAATGTAAGATCAAACCATCTTCTCTATCTAACCATTCAATATCAAATTCTTCACTTGCTTGTTCAAATGATTGATTGAAATCAATGTATTCATCACTTACTTCGTCATCTACAACGACAATATATTCAAGGTTTGGTAATTCATCTTTCGGAATTCTACCAACTAAATCGTTCGTTGTAATGATAACTTTAGCTTCACTATTTTCTAATCTGTCTTTAACTGCTTTTTCCATAAAGGCTTCGAATAATGGACCTACAATAGCCCCAATCTTCAAAGCACCTAATAAAGTGAAATATAATTCAGGTGTTCTAGGCATAAAGATAAATACTCTATCACCTTTTTGTACATTCGCTTCATTTTTCAAGACATTTGCAGCTTTATTACTCGCGATTTGTAATTCTTTAAATGTATAACTATCTTGTCTATTGCTATCTTTATAATGAAGTGCAATTTTGTCCCCTTTACCATTATCTACATGACGATCTATACATTCGTAAGCCATATTTATTTTTCCAGTTTCACTCCAACTGAAATTCTTTTCTATATCTTTCCAATTATGATTTTTTACCGTTTCATCATAATCAGCAAGGTTATAAGAATCATTTAATGCTTCGTATACTTCGACTTTCATTTAAATCTCCCCTTTTATGAATGTAATCGTTTTCAATAAAGCCTAATTACATTATAATATAAATAGATGATACTTTTCAAAAAAATTTGATTATTCAAAATACATATTACAAATATAGAATATCATACTTAATGAAAGGAGGTACAACATTGGAATTCAAGAAGACTTTTATATCTGAAACAGTCCCCTATGATAAAGACACAGATATTATCGTTGAAGGACCTGTACATCCAGATGAATTGCGAAACATGACTTTTGATGAAGGACTCAATAGTTTTAGAGTATCTAAAGAACAATTTGAAGCGATCATTGAAATAGCTGAATTACCTGAAGGAAGAATAATTATTGCACGTATTGATCAACATATTATTGGTTATACGACATACTTATACCCTGACCCATTAGAAAGATGGTCTGATGGTAATTTACCGTATATTCTAGAATTAGGTGCCATTGAATTGTCTTTAGATTATCGTAAATATGGTCTAGGTAAAAAAATGCTTCAACTTGCTATGAAAGCGCCTGAAATGGAAGATTTCATCGTCATTACAACTGAATATTATTGGCATTGGGACTTAAAAAATAGTGGTTTAGATGTTTATCAATATCAAAAAATCATGCATAAAATGATGGCTGAAGGTGGATTAGAAGTGTTTGCAACAGATGATCCTGAAATTATTAGTCATCCAGCAAATAGCTTAATGGCAAGGATTGGACAAAATATTAAACAAGAACAAATGGAAGAATTTGATAAGCTCAGATTTATGAATAGATTTTTCTTTTAGAGGGGGTTTAAATTTATGTTAGTAGAAAAAATTATGACATCACCTTGTACAACAATACAAAGTGATAAATCTATTGAAGATGCTTTAGTATTAATGACACAAAAAGAAATTAGACATTTACCGATTGTTGATGAATCAGATCATTTACTCGGTATTATTTCTGATAGAGATATCAAAATGGCACTACCTAGCATATTATCTGATGACGAGCCTAACAAAAGTTTGTCATTATCTGTTTCAAAAATAATGAGACGTAATGTGATACGTTGTCATCCACTTGATTTTGTAGAAGATATTGCATTAGATTTTTATGAAATGTCTATCGGGTCAATTCCAGTTATTCGAGATAATAAAGTAATTGGTATCGTTACCCAAAAAGACATGCTCAATACATTTTTAGAACTTACTGGCGTGACTATGCCCGGTTCTATTATTGAAGTACATATTGATGATAAAGTTGGCGCACTTCATGATATTACAAGAATATTTAAAGAACAAAATATTGATATCTTAAACGTTCTAGCATATGCAGATCAACAAGATATTAATAAGAGATACCTGATGTTACGAGTGAAATCAATGAATCCAGAGAAGATATACAAATTATTAGAAGAACAAGATTACCATGTCATCTATCCATTTGGTATAAAAAATGACTAATGTTAAATATGTATATTCTGAAGATTTATTGAAATATCGTTTTTCAGATAGTCACCCTTTCAATCAAATGAGACTTAAATTAACAACTGATTTACTCTTTGATTTAGGTGTATTAACAGAAGCACATATTATTCCACCTCGGGTAGCGACTGATGAAGAACTTCAACTCGTACATGAACCAAATTACATAGAAGCTATTAAAAAAGCTGGCAATGGTGAATTACCATTAGAAGAATATGATAAATACGGATTAAATTCTGAAGACACGCCACAATTTGTAAATATGCATGAAAATAGTGCACGTGTTGTTGGTGGAACTTTAAGTGCAGTAGATGCCGTTATGACTGGAAAAGCAACAAGCGCATGCCATCTTGGTGGTGGCTTACATCATGGCTTTAAAGGTAAAGCGAGCGGATTTTGTATATATAATGACAGTGCCGTTGCCATTCAATACATGCAATCAAAGTATAATCAACGCGTCTTATATATCGATACAGATGCTCATCATGGCGATGGCGTACAATGGTCATTTTATACTAATGAAGATGTCATGAACTATTCTATACATGAAACGGGTCGATACTTATTTCCAGGCACAGGCGCGTTAACAGAACGCGGTGATGGTAAAGGATTTGGAACGACTGTCAATGTACCATTAGATGCTTATACAGAAGACGATTCATACATAGACGTCTTTAAAGATACGGTAGAAACAGTTTGTAAAGCATATAAACCAGATGTCATACTGAGTGTAAATGGTGTGGATATACATTATTTAGATCCTCTCACACATTTAAGTTGCACACTTGATACATTGTATAAAATACCTTTTATCGTTAAAGGCTTAGCAGATAAATATTGTGATGGCAAAATCATTATGATTGGTGGCGGTGGCTATAATATATGGCGCGTCGTACCTAGAGCATGGTCACATGTATGGTTTGCACTAAATGACCTAGAAACACCTGATGGGTCAATACCAGATTCATGGTTACAAAAATACCAACCACACGCACCATTACCACTACCTTCAACTTGGGTAGATGAAAAAGAAGACTATACTGAAATACCAAGAAGAACAGAAATAACAGAAAAAAATAATAATACTAAATTAAGAATATTAGACTGGTTTAATTAAATATTAAAAAAGACGACTGAAACATATCCATTGTTTCAGTCGTCTCTTTATATTATTTAGTTGTACCTCTATATTCAACTCTGTAAGGTAAAATCACGTTAGGTTCATCAATTTGTTCGTCATTCATATATTTAGTTAATAATCTCATACCAACTGCACCAATATCATATAATGGTTGTGTCACACTTGATAATTGAGGTCTAACCATATGAACTAATCTTGTATTATTGAAACTTACAACTTGTAAATCATTTGGTACATTAACACCTGCATCTTGAGCTGCGTGTACAATACCAATTGCTTGTTCATCACTAATACATAAAATAACATCCGGCTTATCTTGAGAAACAGCCTCATAAGCACGGCTGCCATCTTTATATGTTTCATTACCAACAAATTTAGCATTGTCCTCGATTTCAAGACCAGCATCTTGAAGTGCAAGTTCTAATCCTTTAAAAGCATCATCTTGTGCTTTTTCTGAATATCCCCCACCTACAAATGCAAATTTCTTAGCACCTTTCTTGATCAATGATTCAGTAATTTCTTTACTAGCTTCTGTATAGTTAATGTTAACTGAAGCAAGTTTAGAATCTTTGTCATTCGTTCCTGAAACGACAATTGGTACTGATGATTTGTCAATAAGATCAACTGTTTCATCTGTTAAAGTACCACCTAAGAAAATGATACCGTCAACTTGTTTACTTAATAAATTATTAAATATCTCTTGTTCTTTTTCACTATCATTATCAGAATTTGAAATGATTGTATGATATTTATACATAGTGGCAATATCTTCTAATCCACGAGCTAATTCAGAATAATAAACATTTGAAATGTCAGGAATAATTACCCCAACAGTTGTTGTTTTCTTACTTGCTAAACCTCTAGCTACAGCATTAGGTCTATAATTTAATCTTTTAATGACTTCATTTACTTTATCACGTGTTGAAGGCTTAACATTTTGGTTACCATTCACGACACGTGAAACTGTAGCCATTGATACTTTTGCTTCTCTTGCAACATCATATATTGTTACAGTCATAATATCCTCCTATCTTGAAAACGTTTTCTACTTTATTCTAGCACGTTTTCATAATGTTTTCAAAATATATGAAAGCGAACTCACAATTACCAATTATAAAAGATTATAGAGGTGTTGTCGATACAATTGCTCTAACATTTTTGGATTTTGTGTAAATTGTAAATAGTTTTTCAGAAAACAAACGAACATAAGTTAAGTTACAACTTAAAAAACTGGCGAAAAGTTATCATAACTTTTCGCCAGTTAATGTATATGAATATTATTTTTCGTATAATTTAGCAGCTTCAATGATTTCTTTGTAGAATGCATCAAATTCGTTTAAGTCCATTTGTTGACCAGCATCACTTAATGCTACTGATGGATCAGGATGTACTTCTGCCATAACACCGTCAGCTCCAACTGCTAATGCAGCTTTAGCACATGGTAACATAATATCTTTACGTCCAGTACTATGCGTAACGTCTACCATAACTGGAAGATGTGTACCTTGTTTTAAAATTGGAACTGCTGAAATATCTAATGTATTTCTTGTAGCTTTTTCATATGTTCTAATACCACGTTCACATAAGATAATGTTATTGTTACCTTGTGAGTGAATGTATTCTGCAGCGTAGATGAATTCTTCGATAGTTGCAGAAAGACCACGTTTTAATAAGATTGGTTTGTTTGTTTTACCTGCTTCTTTTAATAACTCAAAGTTTTGCATGTTTCTTGCACCAATTTGGAATACATCTAAGTATTCATCAGCCATTTCAAAGTGTGTAGGATTTACAATTTCACTTACGATATTTAAACCGTATTTATCTTTAGTATTTTTAAGAATTTTTAATCCTTCTTCACCTAAACCTTGAAAGTCGTAAGGAGAAGTACGAGGTTTAAATGCGCCACCTCTAATGAATTTTTCGCCTCTATCAGCTAAATCTTTCGCAACTGTATCAACTTGTTCTTGTGATTCTACAGAACATGGACCGAATACGAATGATTTTTTATTATTACCAATAATTGCACCATTGTCGAATTGTACAATAGTATCTTCTGGTTTTAATTTACGAGAAACATATAAATGTTTTTCATTTTCAGATTTTTGTAAGTCAGTAGAAGCTTTAAAGATCTCTTTAAATAATTGCTTAATAGTATTGTCGTTATATGGTCCTTGGTTATTATCAATTAAATGATTTAACATTTCTTTTTCACGTTGTGGATCATATACTTGAGTACCTTGTTTACGTTTTTCTTCACCAATTTTTTTAGCTAAAGTACCACGCTCTTGTAATAAAGCTAAAATTTCATCATTAATACCTTCAATTCTTTTTCTTAAATTCTCTAATTCATTTGACATCCTTTTCACCTCATGTAAACAATTTAACTCACATACTTTAAAGCGATAAAATATATAAGTAATTAGATGTTAGTATAACAATTAAAATGCTCTGATTCAACCCCAACATCTCAAAAATATTAAAATTTATTACTAATCAGACTAATAAAGTATATTTTAATTTATAATGGTGTTCATTACAATATAAAAAACTACCGAAAAGTTATGTTATGACTTTTCGGTAGTACAAATAATATGCGTTATTCATCACTTATTTATTATTTTTTATCGAAAGTTTTTTTCTCTACAACTGTTTTTGGACCTTTTAAGTCTTCATTTTCTACTTCAGATTTAATCGCACCTTTTTGTGCTTTTAATTCTTCATCGCCCACATCGTCAGCTGTTACAACGCCTTTGTTAGCTTTCTTTTCAGCTTGTTTAGATTTTACTTCTTCTGCTTTTTTCTTAGTTTCTGTTTTCTTTTCTGAAGCTTTTGTTTTAACTTCTTCTTTTTTGTCAGAGGCATTAGCTTTTACTTCTTCTGCTTTTTGACTCGCTTCTTCTTTTTTATCAGCAGCTTTAGCTTTCACTTCTTCTGCTTTTTCACTAGCTTGTGATTTTTTATCTTCAACTTTAGTTTTGACTTCTTCTTTCTTTTCTTCAGCTTGTGTTTTGATTTCTTCAGCTTTAGATTGAGCTTGAACTTTTAAGTCGTCAGTTTTAGTTTTAACGTCATCGATAATTTTGTTTGATTTCTCACTTAAATCATCTTGTAATTCTTTCCCTGATTTAGGTGCTAGTAATAAACCAACAATTCCGCCTACTACTGTACCTAATACTACACCAAATACAAAATCTCTTCCGTTTGTATTTTTTTCATATTCAGCTTCATATGTTTCTAAACCATGTGTATATAAATCTCTATTGTATTTGTTTTCCATTTTATTTTCCCCCTAATTTTATTAAAGAAATCAGGCTGTGACATGTTGATATGCCTCAGCCTGAAAAGATTGTTATTTGCTTCCATGCACGTTATTTTTTCAAGCCTGCACCAATTTTATCTTCATCTAGGTTGTCACCTGATGTTGTTGTTTCATTGTAGTCTTTCGGCACTTGCGCTTCAAAATCTTTAGAAGCATTTACATTATTTTTGTACGATACGTTACTTCTACGATCTCTTCTTAATTGCCATTTATCTGCAACTTCCATTGCAACATTTGACCATTGAATAACTTGAGAAATCTTATCTTCATTTTGTGAGATATTGTGAGTAATAGAATTTGTAACTCTATCTACTGAATTATTAAGTGTTTGTACAGAATCTCCAACACCTTTAACTGCATCTACTACTGAGTTTAAGCGTAATGATTTATCTTGAATATCTTCAGTTAAACGATTTGCTTTATGAAGTAAATCAGTAGATTCACGTGTGATACCTTGTATTTGGCCTTGAATGCCATCTAAAGTTTCATTAATTCCTTTAACTGTTTTTAATAATTGCATTAAAAATAGTGCTAAGACAATACAAATAATTAAAAATGCAACCGCAGCAATTATACCTGCTATTGGTAAAATCCAATCCATACTGAACGCCTCCTAATAATTATAAAACTAATCTTTATTCGATTTACTAATATTTAATACCCTCACTATTAAAGTATAAACATATTATATTTAATGTGATAGTGAAGAAACATAGGCTTTTTGAACTTTTTGAATATCTCCAGCACCCATAAATAGTATAACACCATTATCATGCTTATGTAGCTGAGAAACTGATTCTTCGCTAATTAAATCCGCATTAGGAATTAATGCTTTTAAATCGTGTATTGTCAGCTCACCTTGTTGTTCTCGAATAGAACCAAAGATGTCACATAAGTATACTTTATCAGCAAGGTTTAAACTTTCAGCAAATTCGTTTAAGAAAGTTTCTGTTCTTGAAAATGTATGAGGTTGAAATACTGCAACCACTTCGTTTTCAGGATATTTTTTTCTAGCTGATTCAATTGTAGCATTAATTTCTCTCGGATGGTGTGCATAGTCATCGATTAAGATTTGATTGTCGTAAAAACTTTCACTAAATCTTCTTTTTACACCACCAAATGTTAATAATGCTTCTTTAATATTTTCAATATCTAGTTTTTCTAAATGACAAATTGCAATAACTGCTAATGCATTTAGAACGTGGTGATCACCATACATAGGTGTTGTAAATGTACCTATAAGTTCATTTTTAGATTTGAAGTAAACATCAAATGTTGTACCTTTAGAAGACGTTTGAACATTGTCAGCATAGACATCATTGTCGTGCTCAAAACCGTAAAAGTAAATTGGAACATCTGCTTTAATTTTTCTTAGCTCAGCATCATGTCCCCAAGCAACGATAGCTTTTTTAACATTGCTAGCCATCTCTTGGAATGCATTTGTTACGTCTTGTAAATCTTTAAAATAGTCCGGATGATCAAAATCAATATTTGTCATAATCGCATAATCTGGATAATAACTTAAAAAGTGTCTTCTATATTCACAAGCTTCAAAAGCAAAGTATGAGCTATCAGGTAATCCCATACCTGTTCCATCACCTATTAAGAATGATGTCTTTTGATCACCATTCATCACATGTGATAATAATCCAGTTGTCGATGTTTTACCGTGTGCACCTGTTACAGCCACTGATGTATATTGAGACATAAATTCACCTAGGAAAATATGATATCTTTTCACTTCAAGTCCCATTTCGTATGCTTTAGCTATTTCAGGGTGTGTATCTGGAAAGGCATTACCTGCTATAACAGTCATGCCTTCTTTAATATTTTCAACATCAAAAGGTAGTATTTTGATGCCTTTATTGTTTAATGCTATTTCAGTAAATACTGTATTCTCTATATCAGAACCTTGTACTTTATGTCCCATGTCGTGCATGATTTGTGCAAGTGAACTCATACCTGCACCTTTTATGCCGACAAAATGAAATAATGTCATTTCATGTCACTCCTTCTATTTCTTAAATGTTAGTTTCTCTTTCTTCTATCATATCTTTAGTAATGAGTACATCTCTTGGTTTAGAGCCGTTAGGTCCAGATATATAACCTCTCTCTTCAAGGTTATCAATCATTCTCGCTGCTCTATTATATCCAATTTGGAAATGCCTTTGTATAAGTGAAGTTGAAATATGACCTTCGTTTAACATAAATTCACAAACTTCATCAAACAGTGCATCAGCAGGTTGTTCATTTACCTTTTTCAACAATGTTTCTTCTTTGAATAGATAATTTGGTTTCATTTGACTACTTACATTTTCTACTGTTTCGTCAATTTCATCATCTGATACAAATGCACCTTGAACTCTTATCGGTTTATTCATACCGTTACCAAGATATAACATATCACCATTACCAAGTAATTTCTCTGCTCCACCAACATCAAGAATTGTTCTAGAGTCAATAGAAGACGATACCATGAATGATATTCTTGTTGGTACGTTTGCTTTAATTAAACCTGTAATCACATTGACGGATGGTCGTTGTGTAGCAAGAATCATATGTATACCACATGCTCTAGCTTTTTGTGCAATTCTAGCAATAGATTGTTCAACTTCTTGAGGTGACATCATCATTAAATCAGCTAACTCATCTATAACTATAATGATTTTTGCCATTCTTTGCTCGTAATTTGCTTTTTTATTAAATGCCGTAATATTTCTAACATGTAATTCTGCAAAACGCTTATATCTACGTTCCATCTCTTCAACAGCCCATTTTAAACTAGCTGTTGCCGCTTTTACATCGGTAATAACTGGCGCAACTAAATGCGGTAAATTATTATACGGTGCAAGCTCTACCATTTTAGGATCAATCAGTAATAGTTTTAGCTCATCTGGATGATTTTTATAAAGTAAACTTGTTAAAATAGCATTAATACATACTGACTTACCAGAACCTGTTGCACCGGCAATGAGCGCATGTGGTGTCTTTGCAATATCCATTAATAGCGGCTCGTTATTTATTTTGAAGCCCATTGCTACAGTTAGTTTGCTTTCTGCTTGTTGGAAAGGTTTAGATGTGATCATTTGGCCTAAAGGAATCTTTTTAGGACTTTGATTAGGCACTTCGATACCTACTAAACTTGTACCTGGAATAGGTGCTTCAATACGGATATCTTTAGCTGCTAATGCCATTTTAATGTCATCTTGTAAAGCAGTAATTCTAGATACTTTAACACCTTTTTCAACAGATAATTCAAACCTCGTTACAGTAGGTCCTTGTATCATATTTACTACATGTGCAGGCACATTAAAATG encodes:
- the ccpA gene encoding catabolite control protein A, with product MTVTIYDVAREAKVSMATVSRVVNGNQNVKPSTRDKVNEVIKRLNYRPNAVARGLASKKTTTVGVIIPDISNVYYSELARGLEDIATMYKYHTIISNSDNDSEKEQEIFNNLLSKQVDGIIFLGGTLTDETVDLIDKSSVPIVVSGTNDKDSKLASVNINYTEASKEITESLIKKGAKKFAFVGGGYSEKAQDDAFKGLELALQDAGLEIEDNAKFVGNETYKDGSRAYEAVSQDKPDVILCISDEQAIGIVHAAQDAGVNVPNDLQVVSFNNTRLVHMVRPQLSSVTQPLYDIGAVGMRLLTKYMNDEQIDEPNVILPYRVEYRGTTK
- the acsA gene encoding acetate--CoA ligase; this encodes MKVEVYEALNDSYNLADYDETVKNHNWKDIEKNFSWSETGKINMAYECIDRHVDNGKGDKIALHYKDSNRQDSYTFKELQIASNKAANVLKNEANVQKGDRVFIFMPRTPELYFTLLGALKIGAIVGPLFEAFMEKAVKDRLENSEAKVIITTNDLVGRIPKDELPNLEYIVVVDDEVSDEYIDFNQSFEQASEEFDIEWLDREDGLILHYTSGSTGQPKGVLHVQEAMIVHYISGKYVLDFKEDDVYWCTADPGWVTGTSYGIFSPWLNGVTNCIVGGRFSPEGWYDFIQTYAVTIWYTAPTALRMLMGAGDDVVSKYDLSSLRHVLSVGEPLNPEVIKWAHNVFNHRVHDTWWMTETGGHMIVNYPSMDIRAGSMGKPLPGIEAAIVDDQGNELPPNRMGNLALKKGWPSMMRTIWNNQPKYDSYFINDEWYVSGDSAYKDEDGYYWFQGRVDDVIMTAGERVGPFEVESKLVEHPAVAEAGVIGKPDPVRGEIIKAFIALRDGYDESDELKEEIRKFVKEGLAGHAAPREIEFKDKLPKTRSGKIMRRVLKAWELDLPAGDLSTLED
- the murC gene encoding UDP-N-acetylmuramate--L-alanine ligase, which codes for MTLFHFVGIKGAGMSSLAQIMHDMGHKVQGSDIENTVFTEIALNNKGIKILPFDVENIKEGMTVIAGNAFPDTHPEIAKAYEMGLEVKRYHIFLGEFMSQYTSVAVTGAHGKTSTTGLLSHVMNGDQKTSFLIGDGTGMGLPDSSYFAFEACEYRRHFLSYYPDYAIMTNIDFDHPDYFKDLQDVTNAFQEMASNVKKAIVAWGHDAELRKIKADVPIYFYGFEHDNDVYADNVQTSSKGTTFDVYFKSKNELIGTFTTPMYGDHHVLNALAVIAICHLEKLDIENIKEALLTFGGVKRRFSESFYDNQILIDDYAHHPREINATIESARKKYPENEVVAVFQPHTFSRTETFLNEFAESLNLADKVYLCDIFGSIREQQGELTIHDLKALIPNADLISEESVSQLHKHDNGVILFMGAGDIQKVQKAYVSSLSH
- a CDS encoding bifunctional 3-deoxy-7-phosphoheptulonate synthase/chorismate mutase, with amino-acid sequence MSNELENLRKRIEGINDEILALLQERGTLAKKIGEEKRKQGTQVYDPQREKEMLNHLIDNNQGPYNDNTIKQLFKEIFKASTDLQKSENEKHLYVSRKLKPEDTIVQFDNGAIIGNNKKSFVFGPCSVESQEQVDTVAKDLADRGEKFIRGGAFKPRTSPYDFQGLGEEGLKILKNTKDKYGLNIVSEIVNPTHFEMADEYLDVFQIGARNMQNFELLKEAGKTNKPILLKRGLSATIEEFIYAAEYIHSQGNNNIILCERGIRTYEKATRNTLDISAVPILKQGTHLPVMVDVTHSTGRKDIMLPCAKAALAVGADGVMAEVHPDPSVALSDAGQQMDLNEFDAFYKEIIEAAKLYEK
- a CDS encoding YtxH domain-containing protein produces the protein MENKYNRDLYTHGLETYEAEYEKNTNGRDFVFGVVLGTVVGGIVGLLLAPKSGKELQDDLSEKSNKIIDDVKTKTDDLKVQAQSKAEEIKTQAEEKKEEVKTKVEDKKSQASEKAEEVKAKAADKKEEASQKAEEVKANASDKKEEVKTKASEKKTETKKKAEEVKSKQAEKKANKGVVTADDVGDEELKAQKGAIKSEVENEDLKGPKTVVEKKTFDKK
- a CDS encoding acetoin utilization protein AcuC, which codes for MTNVKYVYSEDLLKYRFSDSHPFNQMRLKLTTDLLFDLGVLTEAHIIPPRVATDEELQLVHEPNYIEAIKKAGNGELPLEEYDKYGLNSEDTPQFVNMHENSARVVGGTLSAVDAVMTGKATSACHLGGGLHHGFKGKASGFCIYNDSAVAIQYMQSKYNQRVLYIDTDAHHGDGVQWSFYTNEDVMNYSIHETGRYLFPGTGALTERGDGKGFGTTVNVPLDAYTEDDSYIDVFKDTVETVCKAYKPDVILSVNGVDIHYLDPLTHLSCTLDTLYKIPFIVKGLADKYCDGKIIMIGGGGYNIWRVVPRAWSHVWFALNDLETPDGSIPDSWLQKYQPHAPLPLPSTWVDEKEDYTEIPRRTEITEKNNNTKLRILDWFN
- a CDS encoding DUF948 domain-containing protein; this encodes MDWILPIAGIIAAVAFLIICIVLALFLMQLLKTVKGINETLDGIQGQIQGITRESTDLLHKANRLTEDIQDKSLRLNSVVDAVKGVGDSVQTLNNSVDRVTNSITHNISQNEDKISQVIQWSNVAMEVADKWQLRRDRRSNVSYKNNVNASKDFEAQVPKDYNETTTSGDNLDEDKIGAGLKK
- a CDS encoding GNAT family N-acetyltransferase, whose translation is MEFKKTFISETVPYDKDTDIIVEGPVHPDELRNMTFDEGLNSFRVSKEQFEAIIEIAELPEGRIIIARIDQHIIGYTTYLYPDPLERWSDGNLPYILELGAIELSLDYRKYGLGKKMLQLAMKAPEMEDFIVITTEYYWHWDLKNSGLDVYQYQKIMHKMMAEGGLEVFATDDPEIISHPANSLMARIGQNIKQEQMEEFDKLRFMNRFFF
- a CDS encoding CBS and ACT domain-containing protein, whose protein sequence is MLVEKIMTSPCTTIQSDKSIEDALVLMTQKEIRHLPIVDESDHLLGIISDRDIKMALPSILSDDEPNKSLSLSVSKIMRRNVIRCHPLDFVEDIALDFYEMSIGSIPVIRDNKVIGIVTQKDMLNTFLELTGVTMPGSIIEVHIDDKVGALHDITRIFKEQNIDILNVLAYADQQDINKRYLMLRVKSMNPEKIYKLLEEQDYHVIYPFGIKND